A genomic stretch from Acidobacteriota bacterium includes:
- the hypE gene encoding hydrogenase expression/formation protein HypE, with the protein MIRHGLIDDKIGLKYGAGGRAMRALIERVCLAGIGSAPVDGIGLAAMDDGAALRVGDKWLVITTDSHVVHPIVFPGGDIGRLAVSGTVNDLAMMGATDPLALTCAVIMEEGFARVDLERIYVSIRDACREAGATIVTGDTKVMGRGELDGLVLNTAGVAFCDRIVPDAGLTVGDLLILTGTIGDHGMAIMAARHKLALEGDLRSDVAPINGLIRTALDAGGLDVVAMKDPTRGGVSSALHEMAERSGVGIIVEEMKVPVRNQVRAACDLLGIDPLVVANEGKALVGVRADAAGRVLAAIRRHPLGVDAAIVGRCIEQHVGAVILDTGFGRRMLAEPEGELLPRIC; encoded by the coding sequence GTGATCCGGCACGGGCTCATCGACGACAAGATCGGCCTCAAGTACGGCGCGGGCGGACGCGCCATGCGGGCCCTGATCGAGCGCGTGTGCCTTGCCGGCATCGGCTCCGCGCCGGTTGACGGCATCGGCCTGGCGGCGATGGATGACGGCGCGGCGCTGCGTGTGGGCGACAAGTGGCTGGTCATCACGACCGACTCGCACGTGGTGCACCCCATTGTGTTTCCGGGAGGTGACATCGGCCGGCTGGCGGTCTCGGGCACGGTCAACGACCTCGCGATGATGGGCGCAACCGACCCGCTGGCGCTGACCTGCGCGGTGATCATGGAGGAGGGGTTCGCACGGGTCGATCTCGAGCGTATCTACGTCTCGATTCGCGATGCGTGCCGGGAGGCCGGTGCGACCATCGTCACTGGCGACACCAAGGTGATGGGACGGGGAGAGCTTGACGGACTCGTGCTGAACACGGCCGGCGTGGCGTTCTGTGATCGTATCGTGCCGGACGCCGGCCTCACAGTTGGCGATCTGCTGATTCTGACCGGCACGATTGGCGATCATGGGATGGCGATCATGGCTGCCAGACACAAACTGGCATTGGAGGGCGATCTTCGCTCCGATGTCGCGCCCATTAACGGCCTGATTCGCACGGCGCTCGACGCGGGTGGCCTCGACGTCGTGGCGATGAAGGACCCCACTCGCGGAGGCGTCTCGAGCGCGCTTCACGAGATGGCCGAAAGGAGCGGCGTCGGCATCATCGTGGAGGAAATGAAGGTGCCGGTGCGCAATCAGGTCCGGGCCGCGTGCGATCTGCTCGGCATCGATCCGCTCGTCGTGGCCAACGAAGGCAAGGCGCTCGTTGGCGTCCGCGCCGACGCAGCCGGCCGGGTGCTGGCGGCAATTCGGCGTCACCCCCTTGGTGTCGACGCCGCCATTGTGGGGCGCTGCATCGAGCAGCACGTCGGTGCAGTCATTCTCGATACGGGGTTTGGCAGGCGCATGCTGGCTGAGCCCGAAGGCGAGCTGTTACCGCGCATCTGTTGA
- the hypD gene encoding hydrogenase formation protein HypD — MPSTDRDPALFELKFRDPARARALVEALGRRTAELGRTPVSVMHVCGSHEQAIAKFGLRSTFPRGLNVIMGPGCPVCITDAPEVDEGVVLARQGVHIATYGDMVRVPGTSMSLADAQADGAKIHVIYSAAQVVELAQSTSDQVVFFATGFETTAVATAAIVLGGLPSNLSILSAHKYIPPAMEIVAEVPETKVEGFLAAGHAATITGSAVFEPFVARHHVPVVVAGFEPLDILAGLVKLVELIRDRTPQVVNMFPRCVTRAGNLRAQEQLWKVFRPTGGRWRGIAHVPNGNLRLRDEFRSIDARRRFTIDLASLWDHAPAALAQSCICGDIMAGLSSPTDCKLFGQECTPEKPVGACMVSSEGACKIWHEYGGHPDLGGDA; from the coding sequence GTGCCGTCGACTGACCGCGACCCGGCCCTCTTCGAACTGAAGTTCCGCGATCCGGCCCGCGCACGGGCGTTGGTCGAGGCGCTTGGGCGCCGGACTGCGGAACTGGGTCGCACGCCTGTGTCGGTGATGCACGTGTGCGGCAGCCACGAACAGGCCATCGCGAAGTTCGGCCTGCGATCGACCTTTCCCCGCGGCCTGAACGTCATCATGGGGCCTGGATGCCCGGTCTGCATTACCGACGCCCCCGAAGTGGACGAAGGCGTGGTCCTCGCGCGCCAGGGCGTCCACATCGCGACGTACGGCGACATGGTCAGAGTGCCCGGCACCTCCATGTCGCTGGCGGATGCCCAGGCCGATGGCGCGAAGATTCATGTGATCTACAGCGCCGCGCAGGTGGTCGAGCTGGCGCAGTCGACCAGCGACCAAGTCGTGTTTTTCGCGACGGGATTCGAAACGACAGCCGTGGCAACCGCGGCGATCGTTCTCGGCGGACTCCCCTCGAACCTGTCGATCCTGTCTGCGCACAAGTACATCCCGCCGGCCATGGAGATTGTGGCTGAAGTGCCGGAGACCAAGGTGGAAGGATTCCTCGCGGCCGGTCACGCGGCTACCATTACCGGCTCGGCGGTCTTCGAGCCGTTTGTCGCCCGGCACCACGTTCCCGTCGTGGTGGCCGGCTTCGAGCCCCTCGACATCCTCGCGGGACTCGTCAAGCTCGTGGAGCTTATTCGCGATCGCACACCACAGGTGGTCAACATGTTTCCGCGCTGCGTCACTCGAGCGGGGAATCTTCGGGCGCAGGAACAGCTCTGGAAGGTGTTCCGGCCGACGGGCGGGCGCTGGCGCGGCATCGCACACGTTCCCAACGGCAATCTCCGCCTGCGTGACGAGTTTCGGTCGATCGATGCACGGCGGCGGTTCACCATCGATCTGGCGTCGCTCTGGGATCATGCGCCCGCGGCGCTTGCGCAGTCGTGTATCTGCGGCGACATCATGGCGGGCCTGTCGTCCCCGACCGACTGCAAGCTGTTCGGCCAGGAGTGCACGCCGGAGAAGCCTGTTGGCGCGTGCATGGTCAGCAGTGAAGGCGCGTGCAAGATCTGGCACGAGTACGGCGGCCATCCCGATCTGGGAGGCGACGCGTGA
- a CDS encoding HypC/HybG/HupF family hydrogenase formation chaperone, with protein MCLGVPGKVIEVAGNVATVDFWGVRRQVQLDVVDEPVAPGDYILNHVGFAIRRIPESEIAETLALYEQLITQAEQDDLMAEDVRNEIAGARGDRRAVD; from the coding sequence ATGTGCCTAGGCGTTCCCGGAAAGGTGATTGAAGTGGCCGGCAATGTGGCCACGGTGGATTTCTGGGGCGTGCGCCGCCAGGTACAACTCGATGTCGTTGACGAGCCGGTCGCGCCGGGCGACTACATCCTGAACCACGTCGGCTTCGCCATCCGGCGGATTCCCGAATCAGAGATTGCCGAGACGCTCGCGCTGTACGAGCAGTTGATCACGCAGGCCGAACAGGACGATCTGATGGCCGAAGATGTGCGCAACGAGATTGCCGGGGCCAGAGGTGACCGACGTGCCGTCGACTGA
- the hypF gene encoding carbamoyltransferase HypF — MPHEGRRIEVTGIVQGVGFRPWVFRLASTHGIGGWVRNDDAGVTIEAFGTDAALEAFLEDLRRSPPPAAQIRSVLSVRVPARSVGTFEIVESARSADRHVSIPADLATCAECLAEVIDPANRRYRYVFTNCTNCGPRLTIATSVPYDRPHTTMIPFAMCEHCRAEYDSPTDRRFHAQPNACPTCGPRLWLTDLAGLETPAADPIRAAADLLRQGLIVAVKGLGGFHLACDATNEAAVARLRIRKRRDEKPFAVMVGRLAEADGLARLTDIERRVLTSIERPIVLVWQRAGNELAPNVAPGHASVGLMLPYTPLHHLLLADARRPLVMTSGNLADEPLVSDNDEAITRLGSVADSFLLHDRDIATRCDDSVVRVIGAKLTVLRRSRGYVPRGIAVIEPFSEPVLACGGLLKNAFCIGIGETAYLGPHIGDLDNLETYESYERAIEKFEHFLAVEPVVVAHDLHPGYLSTRYALGREQPLTIAVQHHHAHVASAMAEHGIEGPVIGVAFDGTGLGTDGTAWGGEVLLADYTRFERLATFRPIVLAGGDLAIRQVWRQALAMLDDACGGDAPIEGLPVFRNVPSSEIALVRQMIAGRVNTTPAHGVGRYFDAVGALVLGRSESRYEGQIALEWNLVADPADRAQYEFAIAKRDALFELDLRPAIRVIVSDTLAGHAPASISARFHNTLAAATADLVRAAIGQHGRLPVVLSGGCFQNARLVEGIVSELGPNVRVVLHESVPPGDGGLALGQAVVANAVVQSGSQVVPEGLCA; from the coding sequence ATGCCACACGAAGGACGTCGCATCGAAGTGACGGGGATCGTCCAGGGCGTCGGATTCCGCCCGTGGGTGTTCCGTCTGGCGTCGACGCACGGCATCGGCGGATGGGTGCGCAACGATGATGCGGGGGTGACGATTGAGGCGTTCGGCACGGACGCAGCGCTCGAGGCCTTTCTCGAGGACTTGCGTCGGTCTCCCCCACCCGCGGCGCAGATTCGTTCGGTGCTCAGCGTGCGCGTGCCTGCCCGTTCCGTCGGGACCTTCGAAATCGTCGAATCCGCCAGGTCTGCCGATCGGCACGTTTCGATTCCCGCGGACCTCGCCACCTGTGCGGAATGTCTGGCCGAAGTGATCGACCCGGCGAATCGCCGCTATCGCTACGTCTTCACCAACTGCACGAACTGCGGGCCGCGCCTTACAATCGCCACCAGTGTCCCCTACGACCGGCCCCACACCACGATGATCCCGTTCGCGATGTGCGAACATTGCCGGGCCGAGTACGACTCGCCGACCGATCGGCGGTTCCACGCGCAGCCCAACGCGTGTCCCACGTGCGGGCCGCGCCTGTGGCTCACCGACTTGGCAGGTCTCGAGACGCCCGCGGCCGATCCGATTCGCGCAGCCGCGGACCTGCTGCGCCAGGGTCTGATCGTGGCCGTCAAGGGACTTGGCGGCTTTCATCTGGCCTGCGACGCCACCAACGAAGCGGCCGTTGCCCGGTTGCGGATCCGTAAGCGCCGCGACGAGAAACCGTTCGCCGTCATGGTCGGCCGACTCGCCGAGGCCGACGGGCTGGCGCGCCTCACCGACATCGAACGGCGCGTGCTGACCTCGATTGAACGGCCCATCGTGCTGGTCTGGCAGCGCGCAGGCAACGAGCTCGCGCCCAACGTCGCGCCTGGCCATGCCAGCGTGGGTCTGATGCTTCCGTACACGCCCCTGCACCACCTGCTGCTGGCAGACGCGCGTCGGCCTCTCGTGATGACATCGGGCAACCTGGCGGACGAGCCGCTGGTCTCGGACAATGACGAGGCGATCACACGACTTGGCAGCGTCGCGGACTCTTTCCTCCTGCACGATCGGGACATCGCGACGCGGTGCGACGATTCCGTCGTCCGCGTGATCGGCGCCAAGCTAACCGTGCTGCGGCGGTCGCGCGGCTACGTGCCGAGAGGCATCGCCGTGATCGAGCCGTTCTCGGAGCCGGTGCTCGCCTGCGGTGGGCTGCTCAAGAATGCGTTCTGCATCGGAATCGGCGAGACGGCGTACCTCGGTCCGCACATCGGCGATCTGGACAATCTCGAGACCTACGAATCGTACGAGCGGGCCATCGAGAAGTTCGAGCACTTCCTGGCGGTGGAACCCGTCGTCGTGGCCCACGACCTTCATCCCGGGTATCTCTCGACCAGGTACGCGCTCGGGCGCGAGCAACCCCTCACAATCGCCGTTCAACACCATCATGCCCACGTCGCCAGCGCGATGGCGGAACACGGAATCGAGGGCCCCGTCATCGGAGTCGCATTTGACGGCACGGGCCTCGGAACCGACGGGACCGCGTGGGGCGGCGAAGTGCTGCTCGCCGACTACACGCGCTTTGAGCGTCTGGCGACATTCAGACCCATTGTCCTCGCTGGCGGCGACCTCGCCATTCGTCAGGTCTGGCGCCAGGCCCTCGCGATGCTTGATGATGCGTGTGGAGGCGACGCGCCGATTGAGGGATTGCCGGTCTTCAGGAATGTGCCTTCCTCAGAGATCGCCCTCGTCCGGCAGATGATCGCGGGCCGCGTGAATACGACACCTGCGCACGGCGTGGGGCGCTATTTCGACGCCGTCGGCGCACTCGTGCTGGGACGATCGGAATCCCGGTATGAAGGGCAAATCGCGCTCGAGTGGAATCTGGTTGCCGATCCCGCCGACCGGGCGCAGTACGAGTTCGCGATCGCGAAACGCGATGCCTTGTTCGAACTGGATCTTCGTCCGGCGATCCGGGTCATCGTCTCGGACACGCTCGCGGGACACGCGCCCGCAAGCATCTCGGCGCGATTCCATAACACACTGGCTGCCGCGACAGCCGATCTGGTTCGTGCGGCCATCGGTCAGCACGGAAGGCTCCCCGTCGTGCTGTCCGGAGGCTGCTTCCAGAACGCCAGGCTCGTCGAAGGGATCGTCAGCGAACTTGGTCCGAACGTGCGCGTGGTGCTGCACGAATCGGTCCCACCTGGCGACGGCGGCCTTGCGCTCGGACAAGCCGTCGTCGCCAATGCCGTCGTGCAGTCGGGGTCGCAGGTTGTGCCGGAGGGACTATGTGCCTAG
- a CDS encoding DUF3810 family protein, protein MTRYVAWRFGLIVTAALLIAVRWPAGLVEQWYARSVYPPMQSIATGASNLVPFALLDALIVAGVLWLVWGVARVTRGGRGRRWRALARAVLNLGTVAAAAFIAFYGCWGLNYQREPVAAWLDFDESRITPDRAGALGRQIAGALVRLQTVVPPSAEGGDRQEEAGPLAPAFEGALRSIGLPGGTRPGRPKVSLLDPYFTRAGVSGMTDPFFLETLEATNLLPVERPAVIAHEWAHLAGLARESEASFVGWLACIHADEWAQYSGWLDLLLRVGGSLDANQRRQVMAHVPARVIRDIDLMRQRNERDQVRVVGLVAWRAYDSYLKTNRVESGIRNYDEVVRLVLGTRFESGWTPVRR, encoded by the coding sequence GTGACCAGATATGTGGCCTGGCGGTTCGGGCTAATAGTCACGGCCGCACTCTTGATAGCCGTGCGGTGGCCGGCCGGTCTGGTCGAGCAGTGGTACGCGCGGTCCGTCTACCCGCCGATGCAGTCGATCGCGACGGGCGCGTCGAATCTGGTGCCGTTTGCGCTGCTGGACGCCTTGATTGTCGCGGGAGTCCTTTGGCTGGTCTGGGGCGTCGCGAGGGTGACTCGCGGCGGACGCGGCCGGCGGTGGCGGGCGCTGGCGCGCGCGGTTCTGAACCTCGGAACAGTCGCCGCGGCGGCGTTCATCGCTTTCTACGGATGCTGGGGACTCAACTACCAGCGAGAGCCGGTCGCGGCGTGGCTGGACTTCGACGAGTCGAGGATCACTCCGGACCGGGCCGGTGCGCTCGGTCGCCAGATTGCCGGGGCCCTGGTGCGGCTGCAGACTGTCGTGCCGCCCTCGGCGGAAGGAGGGGACCGGCAGGAAGAGGCTGGACCGCTGGCGCCGGCGTTTGAGGGGGCCCTGCGGAGCATCGGGCTGCCCGGCGGCACCCGTCCTGGGCGGCCCAAAGTGTCGCTACTGGATCCGTACTTCACCCGGGCCGGCGTGAGCGGGATGACCGATCCCTTCTTTCTTGAAACGCTCGAAGCGACAAACCTCCTGCCCGTCGAACGGCCCGCAGTGATTGCGCACGAATGGGCTCACCTGGCCGGTCTGGCTCGCGAGTCGGAGGCGTCGTTTGTGGGTTGGCTGGCCTGCATTCACGCGGACGAATGGGCGCAGTACAGCGGCTGGCTCGACTTGCTTCTTCGGGTCGGCGGCTCGCTCGATGCGAACCAACGCCGGCAGGTGATGGCCCACGTGCCGGCCCGCGTCATTCGGGACATCGACCTGATGCGCCAGCGCAACGAGCGAGATCAAGTCCGCGTGGTTGGGCTCGTTGCGTGGAGAGCCTACGACTCGTACTTGAAGACGAACAGGGTCGAGAGCGGAATCCGGAACTACGACGAAGTGGTCAGGCTCGTCCTCGGTACTCGGTTCGAGAGCGGCTGGACCCCGGTGCGGCGCTGA
- the moaA gene encoding GTP 3',8-cyclase MoaA has translation MSPVDVLGRSLRSLRLSVTDRCNLRCHYCMPEAEYTWLARENLLHFEEISRLIDAFVAIGVDKVRLTGGEPLLRRDLPQLVSQLARKPALADLSLTTNAILLAEFAAPLRDAGLRRLNVSLDTLKPQRFVDLTGQDAHARVLNGIETAARLFGGLKLDCVVMRGVNDDELMPLLDYGARIGAEVRFIEYMDVGGATRWASNLVVSRQEILDRLKTQVGEIRPIEEPASTAPADRFALPDGRVFGIISSTTEPFCQSCDRSRVTADGMFYTCLYGTEGLDLRGPLRAGVNPRELIETLNTRWIRRADRGAEERLAMRGRSVYLPVETLKADPHLEMHKRGG, from the coding sequence ATGTCTCCTGTCGATGTCCTTGGACGGTCGCTCAGAAGTCTCCGGCTCTCGGTGACCGATCGCTGCAATCTCCGCTGTCACTACTGCATGCCCGAGGCCGAGTACACCTGGCTTGCCCGCGAGAACCTTCTGCACTTCGAGGAAATCAGCCGGCTGATTGACGCGTTTGTCGCAATTGGTGTCGACAAGGTCCGGCTGACCGGCGGCGAACCCCTGCTGCGCCGGGATCTGCCCCAATTGGTTTCCCAACTCGCCCGCAAGCCCGCGCTCGCCGACCTCTCGCTGACCACGAACGCGATTCTGCTCGCCGAATTCGCCGCCCCGCTCAGAGACGCCGGACTGCGCCGGCTGAACGTCAGTCTGGACACGCTCAAGCCGCAGCGGTTCGTCGATCTGACAGGGCAGGACGCCCATGCCCGGGTGCTCAACGGGATCGAGACGGCCGCGCGGCTCTTCGGCGGCCTGAAGCTGGATTGTGTCGTGATGCGCGGCGTGAATGATGATGAATTGATGCCCCTGCTGGACTATGGAGCCCGCATCGGCGCCGAGGTTCGCTTCATCGAGTATATGGATGTGGGCGGGGCGACACGCTGGGCCTCGAATCTCGTCGTCTCGCGCCAGGAGATCCTCGATCGGTTGAAGACGCAGGTTGGTGAGATTCGGCCGATCGAGGAGCCCGCCAGCACCGCGCCGGCCGATCGATTCGCGCTGCCCGACGGGCGCGTGTTCGGCATCATCTCGTCGACGACGGAGCCGTTCTGCCAGAGCTGCGACCGTTCGCGCGTCACAGCCGACGGGATGTTCTACACCTGCCTCTATGGCACCGAGGGACTCGACCTGCGAGGACCCCTGCGCGCCGGCGTCAACCCGCGGGAGTTGATTGAGACACTGAACACGCGGTGGATCCGCCGGGCCGATCGCGGCGCCGAAGAGCGGCTGGCGATGCGCGGACGCTCGGTCTATCTGCCTGTCGAGACGCTGAAGGCGGACCCGCATCTGGAAATGCACAAGCGGGGCGGCTGA
- the amrS gene encoding AmmeMemoRadiSam system radical SAM enzyme, whose product MPALSALLAARTHEGELYETERGTWVRCFACGHACPIPDGAQGVCKVRFNDHGRLMVPWGYVAGAQCDPIEKKPFFHVEPGALAYSFGMLGCDLHCAYCQNWVTSQVLRDPEAGSRIVDVTPDALVRAAVREGARAVISTYNEPLITAEWAVAVFREARQAGLLTGFVSNGHATPQVLAYLAPWIDLFKVDLKGFDDRAYRKLGGRLQPVIETIRALHAMGTWVEVVTLVVPGLNDSDRELTALAAFLASVSPEIPWHVTSFHPDYRMPDAHSTNSAMLAKAAAIGRQEGLRFVYAGNLPGRVGHLEDTMCPACHTLLVERVGYQIRLNRLSKGGACPSCGTTIPGRWGAASQSLPE is encoded by the coding sequence ATGCCCGCTCTCTCAGCCCTGCTGGCGGCACGCACGCACGAAGGCGAATTGTACGAGACCGAACGCGGCACCTGGGTCCGGTGCTTCGCCTGCGGGCACGCCTGTCCGATCCCCGACGGCGCGCAGGGCGTCTGCAAGGTGCGTTTCAACGACCACGGGCGTTTGATGGTGCCGTGGGGTTATGTCGCGGGCGCGCAGTGCGATCCGATTGAGAAGAAGCCCTTCTTCCATGTCGAGCCCGGAGCGCTCGCCTACAGCTTCGGCATGCTCGGGTGTGATCTCCACTGCGCCTACTGCCAGAACTGGGTGACGTCGCAGGTGCTTCGGGATCCCGAAGCGGGATCGCGAATCGTCGACGTCACGCCCGACGCGCTGGTCCGGGCAGCCGTCCGGGAGGGTGCCAGGGCGGTCATCAGCACGTACAACGAACCCCTCATCACGGCCGAGTGGGCCGTCGCGGTGTTTCGCGAGGCTCGCCAGGCCGGTCTGCTGACCGGATTTGTCTCAAACGGTCACGCCACGCCGCAGGTCCTCGCGTACCTGGCACCGTGGATCGATCTATTCAAGGTCGACCTCAAAGGCTTCGACGACCGGGCGTACCGGAAACTCGGTGGACGCTTACAGCCCGTCATTGAGACGATTCGGGCATTACATGCGATGGGCACGTGGGTCGAAGTTGTGACGCTGGTCGTGCCCGGCCTGAACGATTCGGATCGGGAACTCACCGCGCTGGCTGCCTTCCTCGCGAGCGTGTCGCCGGAGATTCCGTGGCACGTCACCTCGTTTCACCCGGACTATCGGATGCCTGATGCGCACAGCACGAATTCTGCGATGCTGGCAAAGGCCGCGGCCATCGGCCGGCAGGAAGGTCTGCGTTTTGTCTATGCGGGAAACCTGCCGGGCCGGGTCGGCCATCTGGAAGACACGATGTGTCCCGCATGCCACACGCTTCTGGTCGAGCGCGTGGGCTACCAGATCCGGCTGAACCGCCTCTCAAAAGGCGGGGCGTGTCCGTCTTGCGGCACCACTATTCCCGGTCGCTGGGGAGCCGCGAGCCAATCACTCCCGGAGTGA
- a CDS encoding heparan-alpha-glucosaminide N-acetyltransferase domain-containing protein: protein MASKPSRMESLDAVRGLTMAGMVIVNNPGDWGHVYWPLEHAEWNGCTPTDLIFPFFLFIVGVSITLSRGTMGNPWKIVKRSIVIFGLGFLLTFWPRFDLSVVRIPGVLARIAVCYLVAAFLFRSTARRDDATDAGRLSHGVKLGAMAVALTLGYWLVMTWIPAPGGVAGDLTPNGNLGAWLDRTLLGGHLWSQSKTWDPEGILSTFPAIATTLLGTVAGLWLASGAPKKEKAITMALVGVIAMVVGYLWDCAFPINKGLWTSSYVWFTAGGAALLLAVSYMIIDVYGWRRWARPFVILGLNAITLFVLSGYLAKQMGLIKFAGTDGKVTTLSRYVYTSWFVPLADPYNASLLYACANLVVLFGVLYVMHRRGLYLKA from the coding sequence ATGGCGAGCAAGCCGAGCCGAATGGAGTCTCTCGACGCCGTCCGGGGCCTCACAATGGCCGGAATGGTGATTGTGAACAACCCGGGCGACTGGGGACACGTCTACTGGCCACTGGAGCATGCCGAATGGAACGGGTGCACTCCCACCGATCTGATCTTCCCGTTCTTTCTGTTTATTGTCGGCGTCTCGATCACGCTCTCGCGCGGCACGATGGGGAACCCCTGGAAGATCGTCAAACGGTCGATCGTGATCTTCGGCCTGGGCTTCCTGTTGACGTTCTGGCCGCGATTCGACCTGTCGGTCGTCCGGATTCCAGGCGTGCTGGCGCGCATCGCCGTCTGTTACCTGGTCGCGGCCTTCCTGTTTCGGTCGACGGCGCGGCGTGACGACGCCACCGACGCCGGCCGGTTGTCGCACGGCGTCAAGCTTGGCGCGATGGCGGTCGCACTGACCCTCGGCTACTGGCTCGTGATGACGTGGATTCCCGCGCCTGGAGGGGTAGCTGGCGATCTGACGCCGAATGGCAACCTCGGTGCGTGGCTCGATCGGACGCTGCTCGGCGGACACTTGTGGTCACAATCGAAAACGTGGGATCCCGAAGGCATCCTCAGCACGTTCCCGGCGATTGCCACGACGCTGCTCGGGACGGTGGCGGGCCTCTGGCTGGCGTCGGGTGCGCCGAAGAAAGAGAAGGCCATCACCATGGCGCTGGTCGGCGTCATCGCGATGGTCGTGGGTTACCTGTGGGACTGCGCGTTCCCGATCAACAAGGGCCTCTGGACCAGTTCCTACGTGTGGTTCACCGCTGGCGGCGCCGCGCTGCTGCTCGCGGTCAGCTACATGATTATCGACGTCTACGGGTGGCGGCGCTGGGCTCGACCGTTTGTGATTCTGGGGCTCAACGCGATCACGTTGTTTGTACTATCGGGATATCTTGCCAAACAGATGGGACTCATCAAGTTCGCGGGGACCGATGGCAAGGTGACGACCCTCAGCCGCTATGTTTACACCAGCTGGTTCGTTCCCCTGGCCGACCCGTACAACGCCTCGCTGTTGTATGCGTGTGCGAATCTCGTCGTCCTCTTCGGCGTGCTCTACGTGATGCATCGACGCGGTCTTTACCTGAAAGCCTGA